CATACGCATACCTGCTGCCGTTGGTACTCAGCCTCACTGGCTGACAGTGCTTGTGCTAAAGCTAAGTCTTCTTCCTCCTGAGAActgggagagagggacagcttAAGTTGgatgacaatattttttttttttttttttttcatttttctgaagctggaaacagggagagacagtcagacagactcccgcatgcacccgaccgagatccacccggcacgcccaccagggggcgacgctctgcccatcctgggcgtcgccatgttgcgaccagagccactctagcgcctggggcagaggccacagagccatccccagcgcccgggccatcttttgctccaatggagccttggctgcgggaggggaagagagagacaggaaggcgcggcggaggggtggagaagcaaatgggcgcttctcctatgtgccctggccgggaatcgaacccgggtcctccgcacgctaggccgacgctctaccgctgagccaaccggccagggccccggatgacaatatttaaaatgtaaataagcaTCCAATCTGTTAGACATTTCTGTGCTGAGCACTTCTGTGTATTACTTCAATCTCTGTATAATCCTATAAGGTAGGTATTAGTAtactcccattttatagaggaaattAAGACCCTAGTGGGTTAAAGAATTTGCCAAAGGTCATATAGTTGTTAAGCTTAATTTGGGGCCCAAGTTCCTAACTTATCTTGCAATGGGTTGCCCAGAGACCTTGCCCACATCCCACCATCTATCACCAGAGAGTGGGTACCTTGGGGCTTGGGGTTTGGTCTCTGCCAGGGACAATTCCAGGGCTCGCTGCAGAGCCTCATCCTCGCTCTGCAAAAGGAGAAACAAGACCAGTTGCCTTGGATTTTACTGTGTTGGGTTTGCTTTTGTCCCCCCAACCTCTGCCCAACTCACCAAGCCATTCTGTAAAGCAATCACTGGAGGGGCAGTCCATGGTAGAGACTGGGCTGTGGCTCTAAGGCAGACATTCAAGAGGCGGAGGTCAGAGAtgtgaagggaagaaaaggagagaagaaatgggCAGGCCTACCTGCTGGGAGAGGTAGATGAAGGCAAGGTCCGACTTGGGCTGGGGACAGTGCTTGTAGAAGAAACCAGACCTTGTGCTCTGGAGATGGCAGCAAGTCTGTAGGGAAGAGACACTCTTGGCATATCTTCAAGAGCAGTCAGCTTGCATGCTCTCCCCAGGCCTTACCAAAAGTCAGGAGGAGACTTCCCCCAAACAGTCTGGAAAAATGAGCACTTGAATAGGAAACTAAGACTCCTCTAGTCAAAGGAGCCAAGATTCAAGCTTCCCAGCTTTGAGTGATAAAGGCTGTCAGTTCAGAAGGATGGGATGGTCCCCAAGGCAAGAAGACTCAGATGCAATTACCCTGCCCGGCTGGTTGGGTGCCCCTCCCCAGAGCAATCATGGTCCAGTGGGTGACGATGCTTGATGCAGAAATTCTGGCCACAGCGTTCACAGGTCAGTTTCATCATTTCCCGCTGCCGGCAGCCAGAGCGTTCACACTTATTGGTGAAGATCTGAGGTAGAGTAGGAAACTTTGTCTCTGCTGGGATGCTGACTCCCTTTTCCAACCCAGTCAACAGCTAGCTGTTCAGGTTTCCAGGTATCTGTGGGCCCAGCTGGGTCATGGCCAACCCCTCCAACACTTACCTTACGTTTTTGCTGTGCTGGATCTGAGCGACAGTCTCGGTCAATGTGCTCCCCCACAGCGCGGTCAGGGGGCTCCCCTCTAGCCACAGGCACAGGCACATTACAGAGTGGGCATACAGGTACTTGGATATCCTGTAGTTAAGGAACAGGGCTTAGTCTGTGACCCACTCCCATTTCCACCAAATCTCTGATCCTGAAAAAACCCCAGAAAGACATTAAAGGAGAGGAAACAGGAGGCAGAGGGGTTGCGGAGATTCTGCATGCATCGTTCACCCACCCGCTATTACCCTCAGACAGCCCCCTCACCTTCTGGTAAGCAGATCCACAGTGATGCTGAACATAGGCCACATGGTCTGCGCAGAATATGCCGGAGCAGGCGTCGCACTTAAGCGGCAGAAAATCTACAGGGAGTATGTCAGATTGCAAGTCCAGTGGCACCTTGACATCGTTCTGGGTCAGTCAAGCCTTCCACTAACTTGTTTGCAACAAACCGCCCCGGCCCTAGTCCACTACCCTTAGCCACGCCCTCTTTGACACCGCCCCAACTCCGAACCCCGCCCCTCTGGTATTTCCAGCGGGAGCCCACACTTCGCCCCACTTTCAGCTCCAAGCCCCTCTCCACTCGGCCCCACCCCCACGCGCTCCACCCCTCACCCAAACGCTGACAGCTGGGCTCGGAGCAGTGAGCCCCGAGGTCTGGAAACTCCATCGCCGGGCCGGGCGGGGCCTGCTGGGAGAAGAAGCGACGCTAAACATCTCTAGGGCTCCCGCTCCGGGTCTGGACCGCGACCCCGCACTCTGGGgggctccctgccctcccccttcctctcccccgcCTGGCCTGAGTTACCCCAGGCTCTGCGCCTCCGGGTCGGAggcccccactcctcccccagcgCGCACAGACGCTCTGACGTCATCGCGCAGGGCGGGCACGTCTCGCACTGCCGCAGGGCGGCTGGAGGAGCGTCCCTAGCGCCGCCAGGGGCGCAGGGCGGCTGGAGGAGCGTCCCTAGCGCCGCCAGGCAGCCAATGGGGTAGGTTCTGCGCGTGGCTTCCTCCACCCGGGGCGAAAGGGCCTGAGAAGGCGAGGACGGGGATATGTTGCGGAAAGAGGTCTGGGGTGGTTTGACGTCTTCCACAAGTCGGTTCTTCGCCAGCTTCTCACTCTGCACCTAGCCTTTTCGTTCAGTGTCACAGTTGTGCTTACTCTCCGCGAGCTGACTACTCCCACGTTTCTCTGAAGTACAGATTTCTCTCCAGAACTGCAGATCCTTCCTCTAGGTTCATTTAGCTTGACACCATTTCTGTAGGAGTTCCCGGACTAAGCTAGGCACACCGGCTATATGATCTTCCTGGTCCAATTCTAGCACCCATATCATCTTCTTATAATCAGCtgttcacacacacaaatacactggGAAGTCAGGAACCATAGCTACCTGGTCCTGTGTCAGGTCTCCAGCACCCAGTGCAGTGCCTGTAACTGCGGCTTCAGTGTAAATGCGAATTACCTACAGAGTTGGTTTTAAATGCAGACTTTTGGGTCCTGGAACCTCTGATTCAGTAGAGAGCACGCAAGAGAATCCTGACAGATTATCCATGtactacattttgaaaaacatgGGCATTGAATCTTCTGAGTGCTCATCAAATATTTCTGGAATGCTTCAAGCATGAGAGTCACCCGACTAATGTCCTACTTTTCCTCTGGGAGACCCAGGTTGAGACCTCTCAGCTTCAGGACATTTTGCTTCTTATATGCCTCTTTGGCCTCTTGTGCCTGGCGAGCTGAGCAGCGTCCTCCCAAATGGGATAACCCAGGACACAATTGGAAATGAGGAGACACTCTTCTCATTTTTCCCCCtctgtgtaatgctggtggctgaagccaggcaggttcacactggatttgggcagaccatAGAAGAACTGTGGAGTTGaaaggcattgggccattcccatttattggcgTCTTGCAGAGGCCGGCAAACAAACAGGCagggggaaactgcttctcaccACAGAAGGCCAGCAATCAGGAAAACCGTACCTTGAGGAGGTGGGCAAGCAATCAGGAACACCCACCGTGGGAAAATACCCCTAGCCTTAAATAGGCTAAACACACGTGGCTTTCtaccacatgctcacacactaacgGAAAAatagtgagcaagcctaaccacagctgtttttcctACACTCCCCTTCCAACTTTTGGCTGTTTCCCTATGTGTCTGCTTCTTCCAGCCTCACAGCTCTAAGGGCAGCAGATATTAAAAccatttttcttgcctgaccaggcagtggctcagtggacagagcgttgattttggatgctgaggacccaggttaaaaaacccgaggttgtcagcttgaatgtgagctcaccagcttgaacacgagattatagacatgaccccatggttgctggcttgagccaaaaggttgctgacttgaaacccaaggtcactctcttcccctcccgcagcagaggctccattggagcaaagatggccggggcactggggatggctctgtggcctccgcctcacgcgctagggtggctctggtcccgacagagcgacgccgATGGGcggagcatgccccctggtgggcgtgcggggtggatcccggtcgggcgcatgcgggagtctgtctgactgcctccccgtttccagcttcagaaaaatgaaaaatgaaacaaacaaaaaaatgaaacccaaggtcgctggtttgagcaaggggtcactgggtcggCTGCAgctcccagtgaaggcacatatgagaaaacaatcaatgaacaactaaggtgccacaacaatctatgagttgatgcttctcatctctcccttcctgtctgtctgtccctcctgttcctttctttctcttgctaaataataataataatactttttttggTTCCTTAAACAGAAGGCCTGATCTCAGCTCTGACTGTTCCCTATTATCTTGACTTGAATCACCTGCCAAGCCCTGACCTGTGGCCTTATGGCCAGGGTATGTGGACCAGGCCCAAGTCTCAAGTTTGGTGGAAGGGAGTCAGCTCCACCTAAAAGGAAAATCACCCAACTGGCTTAAACAATCCTTCCAAAAATGCAAGGGAATCCATTCaactcatttattccttcattcaacAATATATCTCTTCCTACATGCCTATCACTGGatgatatattcaaagaaaagcataCAGGGTAATATGGCAGTACATTTCAGGTGTCCCATTCT
The sequence above is drawn from the Saccopteryx bilineata isolate mSacBil1 chromosome 5, mSacBil1_pri_phased_curated, whole genome shotgun sequence genome and encodes:
- the ZFAND2B gene encoding AN1-type zinc finger protein 2B isoform X2 is translated as MEFPDLGAHCSEPSCQRLDFLPLKCDACSGIFCADHVAYVQHHCGSAYQKDIQVPVCPLCNVPVPVARGEPPDRAVGEHIDRDCRSDPAQQKRKIFTNKCERSGCRQREMMKLTCERCGQNFCIKHRHPLDHDCSGEGHPTSRAGLAAISRAQGLVSSTSTVPSPSRTLPSSTSPSRATAQSLPWTAPPVIALQNGLSEDEALQRALELSLAETKPQAPSSQEEEDLALAQALSASEAEYQRQQGSQGEEAWSSLE
- the ZFAND2B gene encoding AN1-type zinc finger protein 2B isoform X1; protein product: MEFPDLGAHCSEPSCQRLDFLPLKCDACSGIFCADHVAYVQHHCGSAYQKDIQVPVCPLCNVPVPVARGEPPDRAVGEHIDRDCRSDPAQQKRKIFTNKCERSGCRQREMMKLTCERCGQNFCIKHRHPLDHDCSGEGHPTSRAGLAAISRAQGLVSSTSTVPSPSRTLPSSTSPSRATAQSLPWTAPPVIALQNGLSEDEALQRALELSLAETKPQAPSSQEEEDLALAQALSASEAEYQRQQAQSRSLKPSNCSVC